The following coding sequences lie in one Arthrobacter sp. SLBN-122 genomic window:
- a CDS encoding pyruvate, water dikinase regulatory protein: MTTAALRPVYFLSDSTGITAETLGNTLLTQFPVDNFDRVTIPFITTPEQARSVVRTIDGLAAAGPRPLVFSTAVNGEIRQILAGCNAVIVDLIGTHVGVLEQALGTPASGEPGRAHGLGNAARYQSRMAAVEYAMEHDDGQSLRALEKAQVILVAPSRCGKTPTTMYLALQHGIFAANFPLVDEDFQRDGLPKPLRPFVSKCFGLSSNPLRLSQIRTERRPSSPYASLRQCGFELRSAEQLYVSHRIPYLNSATVSVEEMAATILQRMNLKH, from the coding sequence ATGACCACTGCTGCTCTACGTCCTGTCTACTTCCTGTCGGACAGTACCGGCATCACCGCGGAAACCCTGGGGAATACGCTGCTGACGCAGTTCCCGGTGGACAACTTTGACCGCGTCACCATTCCGTTTATTACCACCCCCGAACAGGCGCGGTCAGTGGTGCGCACCATTGACGGCCTGGCCGCCGCCGGACCCCGGCCCCTGGTGTTTTCCACCGCGGTCAACGGCGAGATCCGGCAGATCCTGGCCGGCTGCAACGCTGTGATCGTGGATCTGATCGGCACCCACGTGGGCGTCCTTGAACAGGCTCTGGGCACACCCGCGAGTGGAGAGCCGGGCCGGGCGCACGGGCTGGGGAACGCCGCGCGCTACCAGTCCCGGATGGCCGCTGTCGAATATGCCATGGAGCACGACGACGGGCAGAGCCTGCGTGCGCTGGAGAAGGCCCAGGTGATCCTGGTGGCCCCGTCGCGCTGTGGGAAAACGCCCACCACCATGTACCTGGCGCTGCAGCACGGGATCTTCGCCGCCAACTTCCCGCTGGTGGATGAGGACTTCCAGCGGGACGGGCTGCCCAAACCGCTGCGGCCTTTCGTGTCCAAGTGTTTCGGCCTGTCCTCCAACCCGCTGCGCCTGAGCCAGATCCGTACGGAACGGCGGCCAAGTTCGCCGTACGCGTCCCTGCGCCAGTGCGGGTTTGAGCTGCGCAGCGCCGAGCAGCTGTACGTTTCGCACCGGATTCCCTACCTGAACTCCGCCACCGTCTCGGTGGAGGAAATGGCCGCCACCATCCTGCAGCGGATGAACCTCAAGCACTAG
- a CDS encoding nuclear transport factor 2 family protein, with amino-acid sequence MGQAREVMDRLMTAMDTKDRDALAGCYAADAVIQTPDQGEVAGREAITNYFFHFWEAMPDVRYEQLATHEAGNVVIIEGFVAGTNTGPLSRPTGGTLPPTGRRVRVRSCDVATVDAGLVSTHHAYFDQLELLGQLGLLPELSKQ; translated from the coding sequence ATGGGACAGGCACGCGAGGTCATGGATCGGCTGATGACGGCCATGGATACAAAGGACCGGGACGCCTTGGCAGGCTGCTATGCCGCTGACGCCGTGATCCAGACCCCTGACCAAGGCGAGGTCGCGGGCCGTGAAGCGATCACCAACTACTTCTTCCACTTCTGGGAGGCGATGCCGGACGTCAGGTATGAACAGTTGGCCACTCACGAGGCGGGGAACGTGGTGATCATCGAGGGCTTCGTGGCGGGCACGAACACCGGGCCGTTGAGCCGGCCCACCGGCGGGACGCTGCCGCCCACCGGCAGGCGGGTCCGGGTGCGAAGCTGCGACGTCGCCACGGTGGACGCAGGCCTGGTCAGCACCCATCACGCCTATTTCGACCAGCTGGAGCTTCTTGGCCAGCTGGGGCTGCTTCCTGAATTGTCCAAACAGTGA
- a CDS encoding response regulator transcription factor, with translation MWEERAERARREIAAMAAAGMDLADLYTSALAVVQREVPFAQGCWAGVDPDSMAMTSITNWQPWPVGGHQFEEYFLRFAQSEYSGREPNTFMELLRRTHPIARISDAPHREVVRSIRINDLLKPLGLDHELRAAFRVDDLCWGVGSIFREGGRDFTDREVEFLGAVTATLASATRAAVRVAHPAGPAAVGPVIVLAGLHGDLRAATPAAASWLATVEDAAPGRFNQTLYAVVAQAHAAASGTARARMRDAANNWVVLQASRLITGDDPDQMVVSVEPATTHDLVALLLMAFGVTARERDVCLEVLAGSSTAEIAGHLFISPHTVHDHLKSLFEKVGVGSRGELVARLTA, from the coding sequence ATGTGGGAGGAGCGCGCGGAGCGTGCCCGGCGGGAGATCGCGGCCATGGCAGCCGCCGGGATGGACTTGGCCGACCTCTACACCTCCGCGCTCGCCGTCGTGCAGCGGGAGGTGCCGTTCGCGCAGGGGTGCTGGGCCGGCGTCGACCCCGACTCGATGGCGATGACCTCCATTACCAACTGGCAGCCGTGGCCGGTGGGCGGGCACCAGTTTGAGGAGTACTTCCTCCGTTTTGCCCAGTCCGAGTACTCGGGCCGGGAACCCAACACCTTCATGGAGCTGCTGCGGCGGACGCACCCCATCGCCAGGATTTCGGATGCGCCGCACCGGGAGGTGGTCCGTAGTATCCGGATCAACGACCTGCTCAAGCCGCTGGGCCTTGACCATGAGTTGCGTGCCGCGTTCCGGGTGGATGACCTGTGCTGGGGCGTGGGGAGCATTTTCCGCGAAGGCGGCCGCGACTTCACCGACCGGGAGGTGGAATTCCTGGGCGCGGTCACGGCCACCCTGGCTTCGGCCACCAGGGCCGCTGTCCGCGTGGCGCACCCGGCGGGACCGGCCGCCGTCGGCCCTGTCATTGTCCTGGCCGGGCTGCACGGCGACCTGCGCGCGGCCACGCCCGCCGCAGCCTCCTGGCTCGCCACGGTGGAGGATGCCGCGCCCGGCCGCTTCAACCAGACGCTCTATGCGGTGGTGGCACAGGCGCACGCGGCCGCATCGGGGACGGCGCGGGCCAGGATGCGCGACGCCGCGAACAATTGGGTGGTGCTGCAGGCCAGCCGCCTGATCACCGGCGATGACCCCGACCAGATGGTGGTCAGCGTGGAACCGGCAACCACCCACGATCTCGTGGCCCTGCTGCTGATGGCGTTCGGCGTCACCGCGCGGGAACGGGACGTCTGCCTGGAGGTACTGGCCGGAAGTTCAACGGCGGAGATCGCCGGGCACCTGTTCATCTCCCCGCACACGGTGCACGACCACCTGAAGTCTCTCTTCGAAAAGGTGGGCGTCGGCAGCCGGGGCGAGCTGGTGGCCAGGCTCACCGCATGA
- the ppsA gene encoding phosphoenolpyruvate synthase translates to MTTDVLWFSELGLKDLDKVGGKNASLGEMVQNLTSAGVQVPDGFATTADAYRRFLADSGLDQKIADRLVGLDTDDVTALASAGQEIRALVRDTPFLPDFEAQVREAYQQLVDKHAGSADLSWAVRSSATAEDLPDASFAGQQETFLNVRGIENILQAIKDVFASLYNDRAIAYRVHHKFEHADVALSAGIQRMVRSDVGASGVMFTMDTESGFQDAVFVTSSYGLGEAVVQGAVNPDEFYVYKPALEAGRPAILKRGLGEKALQMTYTNNSEIGRTIDFVPVEASLRSRFSLTDDDVEQLARHAIAIEKHYGRPMDIEWGKDGIDGGLYILQARPETVQSRRAPGSQSRFRLNATGPVLVEGRAIGQRIGAGKVRILTAIDQMASFQTGDVLVADMTDPDWEPIMKRASAIVTNRGGRTCHAAIIARELGIPAVVGTGNATDALSDGQEVTVSCADGETGSIYEGLLDFSVEETGVTQLPEAPVKVMMNVGTPEQAFTFAQLPNHGVGLARLEFIINRQIGIHPKALLNLDSQPEDVAAEIRERISAYSSPRDYYIKRLAEGVATIAAAFAPEPVIVRMSDFKSNEYANLIGGPAYEPHEENPMIGFRGASRYLEPSFRDCFDLECEALSFVRNEMGLTNVKLMIPFVRTLDEARGVIDLLAENGLRRGENGLEVIMMCELPSNALLADEFLEFFDGFSIGSNDMTQLTLGLDRDSAIVANSFDERDAAVKKLLSMAIKACRAREKYVGICGQGPSDHPDFAEWLVKEGVNSISLNPDTVVDTWLRLAGVSEDASDVVEVAAAV, encoded by the coding sequence ATGACGACAGACGTTCTGTGGTTCTCTGAACTTGGACTTAAGGACCTGGACAAGGTGGGCGGCAAGAACGCCTCCCTGGGCGAGATGGTGCAGAACCTCACCTCCGCCGGCGTCCAGGTCCCGGACGGCTTCGCCACCACGGCAGACGCCTACCGCCGGTTCCTGGCCGATTCGGGCCTGGACCAGAAGATCGCCGACCGGCTCGTCGGACTGGACACCGATGACGTGACGGCCCTGGCCTCGGCCGGCCAGGAAATCCGCGCCCTGGTCCGGGACACCCCGTTCCTGCCCGACTTTGAGGCACAGGTCCGCGAGGCGTACCAGCAGCTGGTGGACAAGCACGCTGGCTCCGCCGACCTGTCCTGGGCGGTTCGGTCCAGCGCCACGGCGGAGGACCTTCCCGATGCCTCGTTCGCCGGGCAGCAGGAGACGTTCCTGAACGTCCGCGGGATCGAGAACATCCTGCAGGCCATCAAGGACGTCTTCGCGTCGCTTTACAACGACCGCGCCATCGCCTACCGGGTGCACCACAAGTTCGAACACGCCGACGTGGCACTCTCGGCGGGCATCCAGCGCATGGTGCGCTCCGACGTCGGCGCTTCCGGCGTCATGTTCACCATGGACACCGAATCCGGCTTCCAGGACGCCGTCTTCGTCACCTCCTCCTACGGGCTGGGCGAAGCGGTGGTGCAGGGCGCTGTGAACCCGGATGAGTTCTACGTGTACAAGCCCGCCCTGGAGGCAGGCCGTCCGGCGATCCTCAAGCGCGGCCTGGGCGAGAAGGCCCTGCAGATGACGTACACCAACAACAGCGAGATCGGCCGCACCATCGACTTCGTGCCGGTGGAGGCTTCCCTGCGGTCGCGCTTCAGCCTGACGGACGACGACGTTGAGCAGCTTGCACGCCACGCCATCGCCATTGAGAAGCATTACGGGCGTCCGATGGACATTGAGTGGGGCAAGGACGGCATTGACGGGGGCCTGTACATCCTGCAGGCCCGCCCGGAAACCGTGCAGTCCCGCCGCGCTCCGGGCAGCCAGAGCCGCTTCCGCCTGAACGCCACTGGCCCTGTACTGGTGGAAGGCCGCGCCATCGGCCAGCGGATCGGCGCCGGCAAGGTCCGGATCCTCACTGCGATCGACCAGATGGCCTCGTTCCAGACCGGCGACGTGCTGGTGGCGGACATGACCGACCCCGACTGGGAACCGATCATGAAGCGCGCCTCCGCCATCGTCACCAACCGCGGCGGACGCACGTGCCACGCGGCCATCATTGCCCGCGAACTGGGGATCCCCGCCGTCGTCGGCACAGGCAACGCCACCGACGCGCTCTCCGACGGCCAGGAAGTCACCGTGTCCTGCGCCGACGGCGAGACCGGGAGCATCTACGAGGGCCTGCTGGACTTCAGTGTGGAGGAGACCGGCGTCACCCAGCTGCCCGAGGCGCCGGTGAAGGTCATGATGAACGTGGGCACCCCGGAACAGGCCTTCACCTTCGCGCAGCTGCCCAACCACGGCGTGGGCCTGGCCCGGCTGGAGTTCATCATCAACCGGCAGATCGGCATCCACCCCAAGGCCCTGCTGAACCTGGACAGCCAGCCGGAGGACGTGGCCGCCGAAATCCGGGAACGGATCAGCGCCTACAGCAGCCCGCGCGACTACTACATCAAGCGCCTGGCCGAGGGCGTGGCCACCATCGCCGCCGCGTTTGCGCCGGAACCGGTGATCGTCCGCATGTCCGACTTCAAGTCCAACGAGTACGCCAACCTGATCGGCGGCCCGGCCTACGAGCCGCACGAAGAGAACCCGATGATCGGTTTCCGTGGCGCGTCCCGTTACCTGGAGCCGTCCTTCCGGGACTGCTTCGACCTTGAATGCGAGGCGCTGTCCTTCGTGCGCAACGAGATGGGCCTGACGAACGTCAAGCTCATGATCCCGTTCGTGCGGACCCTGGACGAGGCGCGGGGCGTCATCGACCTGCTTGCCGAGAACGGGCTCCGCCGCGGCGAGAACGGCCTTGAGGTGATTATGATGTGCGAGCTTCCGTCCAACGCGCTCCTGGCCGACGAGTTCCTGGAATTCTTTGACGGCTTCTCCATCGGCTCCAACGACATGACCCAGCTGACCCTTGGCCTGGACCGGGACTCGGCCATCGTGGCCAACAGCTTCGATGAGCGGGACGCGGCCGTGAAGAAGCTGCTCAGCATGGCCATCAAGGCCTGCCGGGCGCGCGAAAAGTACGTGGGCATCTGCGGCCAGGGCCCCAGCGACCACCCCGACTTCGCCGAGTGGCTGGTGAAGGAAGGCGTCAACTCCATCTCCCTGAACCCGGACACCGTGGTGGACACCTGGCTCCGGCTTGCCGGGGTATCAGAGGATGCGTCCGACGTCGTGGAGGTTGCCGCTGCCGTCTGA